The DNA segment cctcttcctcagcaaCAACAACGGCTCGCCCCACACACAGCCTGCAAAACGCTCATCCCGGCTCAACTGGGGCAGGCCTTGCCATTCATCGACCCTTCGGCATGCATCCACCACCACCAGGGCCTCGCTCTGCTGTGCCGTGCAGCGTGCTTACGTCCAACCACCCTCGGCAATCTCCAAATTCTCTTTCTGCCCGTCTCACACTGTGCAGAGAAATGGCCTCCCCTCCTCGGCATTCACCCCAAGTAAAGAGCCCAAAGGCCCTggctccccagcctcccccgCCTGCCGCTCCCACTCCACCTCTGCCTCTCGCCACACTCACGGGCTCTCCAGAAATTCACCTGCCTTGGTGAGCTGGCCCACATCAAGCACTGTGGCACGCCAGACACCAGGCTGCAAACGTGCCACCACAGCTAAGGGGTTCGCTACGGAAcgggcagcaccagcactggtggagccaggcagggctccCCACGTCACAGGACCGGCGAGCTctcagccagggctgccaggaAAATGGCCTGCTCTCCCAAACagccctcctctgcctgcccgCACTGACACCCCCAGGGACGGATCCCAGGGGGCACAAGCCCAGACACGCAGGCCCCTTTCTCCCAGCTACAACCTTTCAAGCAAGGCGGGCAACAAGGCACACACAGAGCACGCTCAGTGGGAAAGGCCAGGCCTACAGTCAGGCTTAGCAAGctggcagcaaggcaggcagggaccaAATGCCATGGAAGGGGCCGACACTCATGCCCGGCACACCTCCAAAGCCCACAACAGCCTTCCAGGCCCATGAACAAGTGGGGGCCCCTCTTCGCAACGCACCCGCAAACCACACCACACGAGTGCCACGGCATGACCTCACTGACAACACCCCACCTCTCCTATGCTTTGGCCACGTCTGCCAAATGCCCTGACACGCACCTTCCATGCAAATCCTCCCAGATACCTGCTCTCACTTCAAAGCTGACGCCAGGGACAGACGGACACATCCTCAAGAGGACGACATGAGAAGGGAGCGTTGTGGGAAGGGACACACCCCCCACCTCATTACCTGCCAAGCTCTGGCACGCAACAGCTGCTTGCTGCAAAATGCCGTCACGCGCAAAGCCTGTCCCGCCCCCTCAGACCAGCATAAAAGACGGCCCAGCGCCTCTCTCCATCACACGCTTCTCCTGACGCCTTCTCCCCCGCAGTCAACAAGGTGAGCCTgaagccccttcccctccttctcctgccccacACGCCCCGTCTCTTCCAGCACGCGCTGACACCAGACTCAGCAGCCCCCACGACTCAACACCACCAcgctccccgcagccccacaCCGCGCCTCCACACTCCCTTGCCCTCCTGTAACGACACCCCTCGCGCCCCCCCAACACCCTCCGCTTCCTCAACACCCTCTCTTACAGGGACACTCCACACCGCAGACATGGCCTGCAACAACTTCTGCAGCCCCTGCGGACCCACCCCGCTGGCTAACAGCTGCAACGAGCCCTGCGTCAGGCAGTGCGAGGACTCCCGCGTCGTCATCCAGCCTTCCACCGTGCTGGTCACCCTGCCGGGACCCATCCtcacctccttcccccagagCACCGCCGTCGGATCCTCCTCATCGGCTGCTGTGGGCAACATCCTCAGCTCCCAGGGAGTGCCCATCTCCTCCGGCGGCTTTGGCTACGGTTACGGCCTCGGAGGCCTGGGCTGCTATGGCGCCGgaagagcctgcctgccctgctaaGGGCCctccacaccacacacaccctgcaAGCCACGGCATGGACTGAGGACGCACCTCCCGCCTGCTGCTGGAACGGGGACCTGCCACCCGCACCTCCTCCTCTCAAGGCACCAAGCAAAGTAGCACGGAAGGGGCCAGCCCCGGCTGCCAGGATACATGGCCCACctacctcctcctcttctcccactgTCTTCTTTGCATCGCCCCTACTGCTACGTCCGCTACTCTCCGCTGCAAACGCCTGCTCACAAGCCAAAGACCACCGGGGCACCTCCCCCGCGCTGCTCCCACCGCAGGAAAGGAAGACCTCGGTGCTCTGGCAAAATCTTCTGCAAGCAAAGGACCTGGGCTGACGGTCGCCCTACTTGCACCTCAGGACGGATCCCTTCCACTGCGTGCTCCTGCCTTTTCACTCTTTTGCCTCAATAAAatctcctgcatcccagcaccACACGCCtccatctcctttcttctcccaagGCTCTTCCACTCTAAAACGGCACAAAGCCAGGCCTCAACAGGCCGGCGGGGTTGGGGGGAAAAGGGCACTCAGCCTCTCCGAGGGCACAGGCCACCAGCGACAACACACACTCGCACCTGCAGGCATACACAGCATGACACAAGCCCAGCACTGGCTCAGAAAAAGCCTCCGATACGACAACGCTCCCTGCGCACACCTCCGACCGAGGCTCCCCGTGCCAACACACGCTTGACTAACTCTCTTCCGCACCCTCCCCAGCAAAAAAGgatcacagaaacatttagagATGGGCAGGAATCTCTGCAGAGCATGTCCTTCCACCCCAgtgctcaagcagggccagctAGAGCAGATTGTCTGGGACCACAGCCACTCGCGTCTTCAGTACCTCCGAGAATGGAGCCGCCACCACCTCTTCCACTCTTTGACCACCCTCACACTGAAAAAGCCCTGCCGCCTTTGCCCGGGCAATTCCAGATGCTTTCACTTCTGAACATGGCCTCTTGTCCTACCACTGATCGCAAGCCTCTGGGCACAGCCCTTCAGCCGCTTTGCAGGCCACCGCACCGGCCGCTTACGCAACCCGCACTTTCTCAGCTCGTCTAGGAGCACGTACCAGGAGACAGCGACAAAGGCTTCCTTCAAGTACGCCTCAGCAAcagccactgctctcccctcgCCCAACGCCCACTCGCCTCAACGCGGAAGACACGCAGCTCACTCAAGCATGATTTGCCCTTCCAAAATCCACGCCAAACACCCCCCAACACCTTCCGTCCGTCCTGGCCTTGGCAGTGATTTCCAGCAGCATTGCTTCCATCACCTGCCCCGGGAACAGGCTCAGGCTCACCGGCCTCTGCTTTCCCAGAGCCTCCCGCACCATCTTCTGCGGGACACGAGGGGTACCAGCTCCCTTCCACTCTTCAGGAGCTGCCCCCAGGCACTATGACCTTTCCAGGAAAATGCACAGCGGCCTCACAAGGAGGCCTCCGCAATGCCAGATGCCTCGGCATTCCTGGGAGCAACACGACAGGCCCCGGGCACTTACAAACACCCACTCCCACACCACTCCTTCCTACCTCCCTTCATCTTCCTCAGCAACAACCACAGATCACCTGACAAACAGCCTGAAAAACACTCACCTTGCCTCAGCGGGGGCAGGCCTTGCCACTCATCAACCCTTCCGCAcgcaccaccaccaccaccacagcctcGGCTCTGCAGCCCCGTGCCGCATGCTCAAACCCAGCTCCCCTCGGCAATCGCCAAATTCCCTTTCACCCTGTCAAGCTCTGCGCAGAGAACTGGCCTCACCCCTCGACACTCGCCCCAAGCACAGACCCCACCAAAGGCCCAGGAGTGccagcctcccctgcctgccgctcccagctctgctccgcCTTTCAGCACACTTACGGGCTCTCCAGAAACTCACCTGCCCTCGCACGCTGCCTCATACACAATCATAAGAGTCACTTCGGTTGCAAAGGACCCTTAACATTatcgagtccaaccgttaacctaatactgccaaggccaccactaatccatgtccctaagcgccacgTCTAcgtgtcttttaaacacctcccacaatggtgactcaaccactgccctgggcagccccttccagtgcttgataacCCTCTCGGTGAAGAAATTTCTCATCATAGCCAAACTAAACTTTGCCTGGCGCAACATGAGGCCCTTTCCTCTTGCCCTAGCACTTGTTGCTAGGGATGAGAGACTCACAACCTCCTCGTTACAACCTCCTCTCAGGTACTTGGAGACACCGATAGGGCCTCCCCTCAGCCGCCGccttctgaaaacacagtaGCCCCGCTTCCCTCAACCGCTACTTCTAAGGCTTCTTCTCTCGATCCTTCACCGCATTCGCTGCTCTCCTTTGGATGCGTCACACCACAGCCCAAGCCCCACCTCAGGGGTCCACGATGGAGGGGCCAACACAAGCACCGGCGGAGCCAGGCAGGGCACCTCTCGTCACAGGACCGGCGAGCTctcagccagggctgccaggaAAATGGCCTGCTCTCCCAAACagccctcctctgcctgcccgCACTGACACCCCCAGGGACGGATCCCAGGGGGCACAAGCCCAGACACGCAGGCCCCTTTCTCCCAGCTACAACCTTTCAAGCAAGGCGGGCAACAAGGCACACACAGAGCACGCTCAGTGGGAAAGGCCAGGCCTACAGTCAGGCTTAGCAAGctggcagcaaggcaggcagggaccaAATGCCATGGAAGGGGCCGACACTCATGCCCGGCACACCTCCAAAGCCCACAACAGCCTTCCAGGCCCATGAACAAGTGGGGGCCCCTCTTCGCAACGCACCCGCAAACCACACCACACGAGTGCCACGGCATGACCTCACTGACAACACCCCACCTCTCCTATGCTTTGGCCACGTCTGCCAAATGCCCTGACACGCACCTTCCATGCAAATCCTCCCAGATACCTGCTCTCACTTCAAAGCTGACGCCAGGGACAGACGGACACATCCTCAAGAGGACGACATGAGAAGGGAGCGTTGTGGGAAGGGACACACCCCCCACCTCATTACCTGCCAAGCTCTGGCACGCAACAGCTGCTTGCTGCAAAATGCCGTCACGCGCAAAGCCTGTCCCGCCCCCTCAGACCAGCATAAAAGACGGCCCAGCGCCTCTCTCCATCACACGCTTCTCCTGACGCCTTCTCCCCCGCAGTCAACAAGGTGAGCCTgaagccccttcccctccttctcctgccccacACGCCCCGTCTCTTCCAGCACGCGCTGACACCAGACTCAGCAGCCCCCACGACTCAACACCACCAcgctccccgcagccccacaCCGCGCCTCCACACTCCCTTGCCCTCCTGTAACGACACCCCTCGCGCCCCCCCAACACCCTCCGCTTCCTCAACACCCTCTCTTACAGGGACACTCCACACCGCAGACATGGCCTGCAACaacctctgcagcccctgcggACCCACCCCGCTGGCTAACAGCTGCAAC comes from the Falco rusticolus isolate bFalRus1 chromosome 3, bFalRus1.pri, whole genome shotgun sequence genome and includes:
- the LOC119144105 gene encoding feather keratin 1-like, producing the protein MACNNFCSPCGPTPLANSCNEPCVRQCEDSRVVIQPSTVLVTLPGPILTSFPQSTAVGSSSSAAVGNILSSQGVPISSGGFGYGYGLGGLGCYGAGRACLPC